The segment CGTCGTGCGGACGAGGACGCGGCCGACCGTGAGTTGCTTGAGGTCCCAGAGGGTGTTGTCGTACTGGACCCGACCGAGGTAGACGACCGCGAGCACCCACACCGCGAACCGTAGCGGCGCGTACCGCCAGCCCTCGTACTGTCTGCTCATCGGTATGCGACGACGTACCGGGACCGACCACTAAAGTAACTCGTTCGGTCAAACGACCGCTTTCGTCTCCCGGATTCGCAACCGGGCGTTTGATACGGGGACCGCGAGTACGCTGGCGCATGAGCGAGGAAGCGCGCATCATCGGGGCGCCGTCGGACTACGGCGCGAATCGACGAGGCGTCGACATGGGGCCGTCCGCGATACGGTACGCGGGCCTCCAGGAGCAACTCGAGGCGGCGGGCGTCGCGTGCGTTGACGTCGGTGACGTGACGGCGCCGCCGGCGGAGACCCAGGACGCGGACAAGCGCGTGCCCGAGCAGGGGCGGGCGAAGTTCGTCGAGGAGGTCGAGGCGGTCAGCCACCAGGTCGCCGACGAGGTGGCCGCGGCCATCGGAGACGGGGCGACCCCGCTGGTCATCGGTGGCGATCACTCGGTCGCGATCGGGTCGCTCCGCGGTGCGGCCGCGGACGCGGACGTCGGGACGGTGTGGTTCGACGCGCACGCGGACATGAACACGCCGTCGACGTCGCCGAGCGGGAACGTGCACGGGATGCCGCTGGCTGCCGCACTCGGGAACGACGAGTTCGAGGGCGTCGAGTGGGCGACCGCGCCGCGACTCGACCCGGAGAACGTCGTCTGGGTCGGGCTGCGGAGCGTCGACGACCGGGAGGCCGAGGCCGTCCGCGAGAGCGCCGGGACGGCGTTCACGATGAGCGACATCGACGAGCACGGCATCGACGAGGTCGTCGACCGAGCGATGTCGATCGCGAGCGACGGCGTGGACGGCGTGCACGTCAGTCTCGACCTCGACTGGCTCGACCCGAACGAGGCGCCGGGCGTCGGGACGCCCGTCCGCGGCGGCGTCACGTACCGCGAGGCCCACCACGCGCTGGAACTGGTCGCCGAGCACGACGGCGAGCACGACTCGCTGCGGTCGATGGAGGTCGTCGAGGTGAACCCGATCCTCGACGAGCACAACGAGACCGCCGAGCTGGCGACGGAACTCGCCGCGAGCGCGCTCGGCAAGCGCATCCTCGGCCGCAGGTAGGCCGACCCCGTTTCTCGAGACGTCTCCCGAACCGCCCCGATCGCGAGAGCGGCCCCGATTCGTCTCCGATATCGTGCCCCTAGGTCTATGACGAGGGATGCCGTCACTCGACGGCATGCTCGGAGTAGTCCTGCAGTTCGGTGGCGTGGAACTCCTCCCGCTCGCGTTCCTGGGGGTCTTCCTCCTCGTCGGGCTGTCGATGGTTGGGTACGGGTTGCTGAGTCTCCGGACGTACGCGACGATGAAGGCGACGACGCCGACGGACGTTCACAGCGTCGACGCCGGTGCTGTCGAGGTCGAGGGCGAAGCCAAGGACGGCGACCGGACGCTCGAGGCACCGTTCTCGGGCGAGGATTGTCTCGCGTACGAGTTCGAGGTCGAGGAGTACCAGCACGACGACGACGGCTCGAACTGGCACACGCGAGCGACCGGGACGGAGTCGGTCCCGTTCCGGGTCGCCGACGATACCGGCGCCGTCGGCGTCGACCCCGCCGAGTCGAGTCTCTCCCTCGAGCGGGACTACCGCGTGGTCGTGGGGCACGACGAGGAGCTCCCCGAGCGGGTGCGGGCGTTCGTCGACGGTCGCGACGACCTCGACCACGAGACGGGGTCGTTCGACCTCGGGCCGCTCTCGCTCGCGACGGGCGACAAACAACGGTTCACGGAACGCCGTCTGGATCCGGGGATGGAGACGTTCGTCACGGGCGTCGCGGAGACCGCGACCGCCGTGGCCGGTGCGACGCCGTCGATCGCTGACGGCGGCGACGGTGGCGTCCTGGGCGGCGTGCTCGGACGGCCGTTCGTCGTCGCGGACGCGGGCGAGGGCGAGGCACAGTGGCGGTACCTCAAGCGAGGGATCGGCGCGGTCGCGTTCGGCGCGGTGTTCGCGGCCGTCCCCGCGTTCGTCGTGTACTCGATGGTCGGTGCGTGAGCGACGGGACGGGGAGCGTCGGCGTCGACCCGACGGGCGCGGACCTCGTCCTCGAGGACACCTACGAGGCGGACTCGTCCTCGGCGGGCTGTTCTCGTGGATTCCACTCGTCCTGTTCTACAGCACGCTCGCGTGACTCCTCGCCCCTGGAGGGGTCGTTCGCGCGGCGGCGGTCACCCGAACCCCTCGAACTGCGTGCGCTCGGCGGGGACGCCGACGGCGCGCGTCGCGTCGACGAGCTGGTCGACCATCGCTGTGATCCCGCACGCGTACACGTCGACGTTGCCCGGGTCGATGCGTGCGTCGACGTCGAACGCCGGATCGGCGCTCGCGTACGCCGCCAGTCTCGCCGGGAGCGCGCTCGCGTCCACGGCGTCGTCGTCGACGTACTTCAAGAGCACGCGCTGGACGTACTCGGTCTCGCCGCGCCAGTCGGTGAGGCGGCGTTCGCGCGTGAGCGTCGGCACGAAGTGGAAGCCGTCCCGCTCGCGGTCGTAGTCGCGGAACGCCTCGCGGTACGCGAGGTCGTCCTCGTACGCGGCGCCGAGGAACAGCCAGACGTCGCGCTCGTGGCCGTCGACGACGTGCCGGTCGGTCGCGTACACGTAGTCGATCATGCTCGCAAAGGGCGCGACGCCGGTCCCGGTCGCGAGGAAGACGAGGTCGCGCGTCGAGGGCGCCCCGAGTACCATCTCGCCGTTCGGCCCGCGGATCGTCACCTCGTCGCCGACGTCGAGGTACTGGAAGATGTCGGTCGTGAGACGACCGCCGGGGACGCGACGGATGCAGAACTCGAGTTCGTCCGCGGTCGGCGAGCTCGCGATCGAGTACGGCCGCGGGTGGCCGTCGAACGTCACGGTCGCGTACTGACCGGGCGCGAACGAGAGGTCGACGTCGTCGTCCAGTCGAACGCGCACCCGGAGGAGCGACGGGTACGGTCGCTGGAAGCGCACGGCGAGGTCCGCGAGGGCGTCCACGTCGTCGTCCGGGAACCCGGCGTCGGTCGCGCGACCGACGAGGTCGTCCCAGTCGACGCGCTCGCTCCGCAGGCCCTCGTCCGCTCCCCGCCCCGGGTCGCGATACCAGTCGCTCGCGTCGTTCCGGTCGAGGATGCGCCCGACGGCGTTCTCGATATCCGCCGTGCGGTTGCGGTCCATCGCTTCGACCGCCGTCACCACCGCCGACTCCGTCACCAGCGGCAACTCCTCGGCCGCCTCGTGGTGCCCGAGGTGCTCTGGGACGTCCATGCGCGGGGATACTCGGGCAGGGGAGAAAAGACACCGGGGCGACGAGCGACCGCGACGTCGCGACGGGCGACGGGACGGTCGTCCCCGGACGAATCCGTCGGTCGGAGTCTCGACCGAAACGGACGTTCGATGCCGCGCGCGGGACACCCCACGACGGCGCCGGCCGAGAGCCCGTAGCGTTTTCCGTCGCGCGGAGAACGTGCCAGTCATGTCAGACTGCGTGTTTTGCGGCATCGTCGCCGGGGAATCGCCCGCGTACCGGCTGTACGAGGACGAGCAGACGCTCGCGTTCCTCGATATCGAACCCGCGGCTCGCGGGCACACGCTCGTCGTTCCAAAGCCCCACTACGAGACGCTAACCGACGCGCCGAGGCCCCTCGCGGGAGCGGTATTTCAAACCGTGCATCGCGTTTCAGGTGCGCTCGAATCCGTCTACCAGCTCGACGGTTTCAACGTCGTTCAGTCGAACGGCGTCGCTGCAGGACAGGACGTCTTTCACGCTCACGTCCACGTGATTCCGCGATACGAAGACGATACGCTGTCTCTGGGGTGGAACGCCGAGCCCGCCGACGAGACGACCCAACGGGAGGTCGCTGCAACGGTTCGAGACGAGCTAGCGGGTCGCTCCTGACCGAAACGCATCCCTGGGTGCCAACGAGTCGGACGCCGCGCCGGGGTCCATTGGAGGACCACACCGCCCGAGCGACCGCGGTGCTCGCTCGCTCAGTCGTCGTCGGCGTCGACCGCGTCGGCCGCGCCGGTCGCCGCGGGCAGGACGTCGACGCTCGCGACGTTGTCGCCGTCGTCGAGGTCCATGATGGTGACGCCCATCGTGTTCCGGCCGACGAGACTGACGTCGGCGGCGTGCGTGACCATGATCTGGCCGCGGTCACTCATCACGACGAGGTCGTCGTCGTCCGCGACCGCCTTCACGCTCGTCACGCGCCCGTTGCGTTCGTTTGTCTTGATGTCGATGAGGCCCTTCCCGTACCGGCCCTGCTGGCGGTAGTTCGAGAGGCGCGTGCGCTTCCCGTAGCCGTTCTCCGTGACGGTGAGGAGACTCTTCTCGTCGTCGTGGTCGGTCGCGACGAGCCCCGCGACGCGGTCGTCGCCCTCGAGGTCGATGCCGCGGACGCCCCTGGCGTTCCGACCCATCGTCCGCACCTCCTGCTCGTCGAACCGGATCGTCATCCCGTCCTCGGTCGCGACGACGAGGTCCTTCGAGCCGTCGGTCACCTCCACGTCGACGAGCGCGTCGTCCTCGCCGAGGTCCGCGGCGATGATGCCCGTCGTCAGGATGTTCGAGAAGTCCTCGCCGGTCGTCCGCTTGACGTACCCGTTCTTCGTGACCATCGTCACGCACTCCTCGGCCTCGAAGTCGTCGGTCGTCACGACCGCCGTGATCTCCTCGCCGTCGTCGAGCTTCAGGAGGTTGACCGCGGACTTGCCGCGCGCGGTCCGGGAGACCTCCGGGATCTCGTAGGTCTTCAGGCGATAGACCTGCCCGTGATTCGTGAACGCGAGCACGTAGTCGTGCGTGTTCGCGCGGAACACCTTCGACACGCTGTCGCCTTCCTTGACGTCCGCGCCGATGATGCCCTTCCCGCCGCGGTTCTGCGCGTCGAACTGGTCGACGGGCATCCGCTTCACGTAGTCGTCCTCCGTCACGACCACGACGACCTCCTCCTCGGGGATGAGGTCCTCGTGAGTCACCGTCCCGGTGTCCTCGACGAAGCTCGTCCGTCGGTCGTCGTCGTACTCGTCCTTGACGGCCTCGAGTTCGTCCACGATGACCGACAGGAGCTTCTCCTCGCTCCCGAGCACGGACTCGAGGTACTCGATGGTGTCCATGACGTCCTCGTACTCGGACTCGATCTCGGCGCGCTCCATGGACGTCAGCGACCCGAGCTGCATCCGGACGATGTGCTCGGCTTGCGCCTCGCTGAAGTCGTACGCCGAGCGGAGGTTCTCCTTCGCGCTGTCGCGGTCCTCGCTGTCCTGGATGCGGTCGACGACGTCGTCGATGTTGTCCAGCGCCTTCAGTCGGCCCTCGAGGATGTGCGCGCGATCCTCGGCCTCGTCGAGCTCGAACTGCGAGCGCCGCGTCACGACCTCCTTGCGGTGCTCGACGTAGTGCTCGAGGGTCTCCTTCAGACTCAGGACCTGGGGCTGACCGTCGACGAGCGCGAGGTTGATGACGCCGAACGTCTTCTCGAGGTGATGCTCGAGGAGCTTGTTCTCGACGACGTCGGCGTTCGCGCCGCGCTTCAGTTCGATGACGACGCGCACGCCGTTCCGGTCGGACTCGTCGCGGAGGTCCGTGATCCCCTCGATCTTGCCCTCGTTCACGTCGTCGGCGATGCGCTCGACCATCCGCGCCTTGTTCTCCTGGAACGGGAGCTCGGTCACGATGATGCGCTCCCGCCCGTTCTTCCACTCCTCGACCTCGTACTCTGCGCGAACGCGCAGTCGGCCACGGCCCGTCGCGTACGCCTTCCGGACCGCGTTCTTCCCCACGATGTTCGCGCCCGTCGGGAAGTCCGGCCCCTTCACGTGCTCCATGAGGTCCGTCACGTCGCAGTCGGGGTTCTCGATGAGGTCGATCGTCGCGTCGACGACCTCCCCGAGGTTGTGCGGCGGAATCTTCGTCGACATCCCGACCGCGATCCCCGTACTCCCGTTCACGAGGAGGTTCGGGTACGCGGCAGGGAGGACGTCCGGCTCCGTCAGGCGGTCGTCGTAGTTCGGCGTGAAGTCGACCGTGTCCTTCTCGATGTCCGCGAGCAACTCCTCGGCGATCGGCGCCATCCGCGCCTCCGTGTACCGCATCGCCGCCGCCGGGTCGCCGTCCATCGACCCGAAGTTCCCCTGACCGTCGACGAGCGGGTACCGCATCGAGAAGTCCTGGGCCATCCCGACGAGCGTGTCGTAGATCGCCTGGTCCCCGTGCGGGTGGTAGTCACCCATCGTCTCCCCGACGATCGAGGAACTCTTCCGGTGCGAGGAGCGCGGGGAGACGCCCATCTCGTGCATCGCGTACAGGATCCGGCGATGCACGGGCTTCAGGCCGTCGCGGACGTCCGGGAGCGCGCGACCCGCGATGACGCTCATCGCGTAGTCGATGTAGCTCTGCTCCATCTCGTCCTCGATGCGGACGTGCTTCACGCGGTCGGCCGGAACGTCGGGGTCGTCGGCTGGTTCCGAACTCATATGTCCACCCACTCCGCCTCGGCGGCGTGATCCTTGATGAACTGCTTGCGCGGCCCGACGGCGTCACCCATCAGCACCGAGAACATCTTGTCCGCCGCCGCCGCGTCCTCGATCGTGATCTGCTTCAGCACGCGGTTGTCCGGGTCCATCGTCGTGTCCCAGAGCTGCTGGGGGTTCATCTCCCCGAGGCCCTTGAACCGCTGGACCTGCGTCGGGTTCCCGTTGCACTTCTCCTCGACGACGCGCTCGCGCTCGGCCTCCGTCATCACGTCGTACGTGTTCCCGTTGTACCGAATGCGGTACAGCGGCGGCTGGGCCGCGTACACGTACCCCGCCTCGACGAGCGGTCGCATGTAGCGGTAGAACAACGTCAGGAGGAGCGTGCGGATGTGCGCACCGTCGACGTCGGCGTCGCACATGAAGATGATCTTCTCGTACCTGGCGTTGTCCACGTCGAACTCGTCGCCGACGCCCGTCCCGAGTGCCGTGATCATGCTCCGGATCTCCTCGTTCTCAAGCACGCGGTCGAGCCGATGCTTCTCGACGTTCAGGATCTTCCCGCCGAGGGGAAGGATCGCCTGGAACTCGGGGTTCCGACCCTGCTTCGCGCTCCCGCCCGCGGAGTCGCCCTCGACGATGAACAGCTCCGCCTCGGAGGGGTCCTTCGTCTGGCAGTCCGCGAGCTTCCCGGGGAGACTGGTCGAATCCAGCGCGGACTTGCGTCGAGTGAGCTCCTCGGCCTTCTTCGCGGCCTTGCGCGCCTTCGCCGCCTCGACGGCCTTCGAGACGATGACCTTCGCCGTGCTCGGGTTCTCCTCGAAGTACGTATCGAGGTTCTCGTGCATCGCGGACTCGACGACCCCGCGTACCTCGCCGTTCCCGAGCTTCGTCTTCGTCTGCCCCTCGAACTGCGGGTCCGGGTGCTTGATGGAGATGACCGCCGTGAGCCCCTCGCGGATGTCCTCGCCCTTGAGGTTCTCGTCCAGGTCCCCGAGCATCCCCTGGTCCGTCGCGTAGTCGTTCACGACGCGCGTGAGCGCGGTCTTGAACCCCGTGAGGTGCGTACCGCCCTCGCGCGTGTTGATGTTGTTCGCGAACGCGTGGATCGACCCCTGGAGTTCGTCGGTCGCCTGCATCGCGACCTCGACCTGGATGACGCCGTCGTCGACGGCCTCCTCGTCGTCGAAGTAGATGATGTCGTCGTGCA is part of the Halorubellus sp. JP-L1 genome and harbors:
- the rocF gene encoding arginase is translated as MSEEARIIGAPSDYGANRRGVDMGPSAIRYAGLQEQLEAAGVACVDVGDVTAPPAETQDADKRVPEQGRAKFVEEVEAVSHQVADEVAAAIGDGATPLVIGGDHSVAIGSLRGAAADADVGTVWFDAHADMNTPSTSPSGNVHGMPLAAALGNDEFEGVEWATAPRLDPENVVWVGLRSVDDREAEAVRESAGTAFTMSDIDEHGIDEVVDRAMSIASDGVDGVHVSLDLDWLDPNEAPGVGTPVRGGVTYREAHHALELVAEHDGEHDSLRSMEVVEVNPILDEHNETAELATELAASALGKRILGRR
- a CDS encoding GIDE domain-containing protein — translated: MLGVVLQFGGVELLPLAFLGVFLLVGLSMVGYGLLSLRTYATMKATTPTDVHSVDAGAVEVEGEAKDGDRTLEAPFSGEDCLAYEFEVEEYQHDDDGSNWHTRATGTESVPFRVADDTGAVGVDPAESSLSLERDYRVVVGHDEELPERVRAFVDGRDDLDHETGSFDLGPLSLATGDKQRFTERRLDPGMETFVTGVAETATAVAGATPSIADGGDGGVLGGVLGRPFVVADAGEGEAQWRYLKRGIGAVAFGAVFAAVPAFVVYSMVGA
- a CDS encoding ferredoxin--NADP reductase yields the protein MDVPEHLGHHEAAEELPLVTESAVVTAVEAMDRNRTADIENAVGRILDRNDASDWYRDPGRGADEGLRSERVDWDDLVGRATDAGFPDDDVDALADLAVRFQRPYPSLLRVRVRLDDDVDLSFAPGQYATVTFDGHPRPYSIASSPTADELEFCIRRVPGGRLTTDIFQYLDVGDEVTIRGPNGEMVLGAPSTRDLVFLATGTGVAPFASMIDYVYATDRHVVDGHERDVWLFLGAAYEDDLAYREAFRDYDRERDGFHFVPTLTRERRLTDWRGETEYVQRVLLKYVDDDAVDASALPARLAAYASADPAFDVDARIDPGNVDVYACGITAMVDQLVDATRAVGVPAERTQFEGFG
- a CDS encoding HIT family protein, with amino-acid sequence MSDCVFCGIVAGESPAYRLYEDEQTLAFLDIEPAARGHTLVVPKPHYETLTDAPRPLAGAVFQTVHRVSGALESVYQLDGFNVVQSNGVAAGQDVFHAHVHVIPRYEDDTLSLGWNAEPADETTQREVAATVRDELAGRS
- the gyrA gene encoding DNA gyrase subunit A, coding for MSSEPADDPDVPADRVKHVRIEDEMEQSYIDYAMSVIAGRALPDVRDGLKPVHRRILYAMHEMGVSPRSSHRKSSSIVGETMGDYHPHGDQAIYDTLVGMAQDFSMRYPLVDGQGNFGSMDGDPAAAMRYTEARMAPIAEELLADIEKDTVDFTPNYDDRLTEPDVLPAAYPNLLVNGSTGIAVGMSTKIPPHNLGEVVDATIDLIENPDCDVTDLMEHVKGPDFPTGANIVGKNAVRKAYATGRGRLRVRAEYEVEEWKNGRERIIVTELPFQENKARMVERIADDVNEGKIEGITDLRDESDRNGVRVVIELKRGANADVVENKLLEHHLEKTFGVINLALVDGQPQVLSLKETLEHYVEHRKEVVTRRSQFELDEAEDRAHILEGRLKALDNIDDVVDRIQDSEDRDSAKENLRSAYDFSEAQAEHIVRMQLGSLTSMERAEIESEYEDVMDTIEYLESVLGSEEKLLSVIVDELEAVKDEYDDDRRTSFVEDTGTVTHEDLIPEEEVVVVVTEDDYVKRMPVDQFDAQNRGGKGIIGADVKEGDSVSKVFRANTHDYVLAFTNHGQVYRLKTYEIPEVSRTARGKSAVNLLKLDDGEEITAVVTTDDFEAEECVTMVTKNGYVKRTTGEDFSNILTTGIIAADLGEDDALVDVEVTDGSKDLVVATEDGMTIRFDEQEVRTMGRNARGVRGIDLEGDDRVAGLVATDHDDEKSLLTVTENGYGKRTRLSNYRQQGRYGKGLIDIKTNERNGRVTSVKAVADDDDLVVMSDRGQIMVTHAADVSLVGRNTMGVTIMDLDDGDNVASVDVLPAATGAADAVDADDD
- the gyrB gene encoding DNA topoisomerase (ATP-hydrolyzing) subunit B: MSEESDYSAGQIQVLEGLEAVRKRPAMYIGSTDSRGLHHLVYEVVDNSIDEALAGHCDTIDVSIHEDGSITVSDDGRGIPVDTHEEYDRPALEVIMTVLHAGGKFDNKSYQVSGGLHGVGVSVVNALAERLEVEVKREGVVWRHAFERGEPQGDMERVRDMRADEDNGTSIQFWPDTDIFDATEYKYSTLANRLRELAFLNSGVAISLSDERDESGETFEYEGGIREFVEYLNETKTPLHDDIIYFDDEEAVDDGVIQVEVAMQATDELQGSIHAFANNINTREGGTHLTGFKTALTRVVNDYATDQGMLGDLDENLKGEDIREGLTAVISIKHPDPQFEGQTKTKLGNGEVRGVVESAMHENLDTYFEENPSTAKVIVSKAVEAAKARKAAKKAEELTRRKSALDSTSLPGKLADCQTKDPSEAELFIVEGDSAGGSAKQGRNPEFQAILPLGGKILNVEKHRLDRVLENEEIRSMITALGTGVGDEFDVDNARYEKIIFMCDADVDGAHIRTLLLTLFYRYMRPLVEAGYVYAAQPPLYRIRYNGNTYDVMTEAERERVVEEKCNGNPTQVQRFKGLGEMNPQQLWDTTMDPDNRVLKQITIEDAAAADKMFSVLMGDAVGPRKQFIKDHAAEAEWVDI